Proteins encoded together in one Bacteroides ovatus window:
- a CDS encoding helix-turn-helix domain-containing protein, with protein MNEFTTTANLSEDNVCERTLVGVDEAARILHKSKHTIYQWVKRGEIPCYKIGRNLLFRKDELAAFIGIRRVFITPN; from the coding sequence ATGAATGAATTTACAACAACAGCCAATTTATCAGAGGACAACGTATGCGAGCGCACATTAGTTGGCGTAGATGAAGCCGCCCGTATTCTCCACAAATCAAAGCACACCATTTACCAATGGGTAAAACGTGGCGAGATTCCATGTTACAAAATAGGAAGAAACTTGTTATTCCGTAAAGACGAACTAGCGGCGTTTATCGGTATACGCAGGGTGTTTATTACTCCTAATTAA
- a CDS encoding site-specific integrase, with protein sequence MRSTFSLLPYINRSKVKADGTTAVLCRITIDGKQTVISTSIYCRPEDWNGKKNEIKSTRENNRLQEYLRIISEAYEEILKSQGVVSAEMLKSHITQNNIHPTTLLQMGEWERERLKKHSEEIDSTSSYRSSMYYQKYLTDYIVSSGKKDICFEEVTEDFGKSYKAYLKRCKNFGASQTNHCLRWLNRLLYLAVDKEIIRVNPCEELEYETKPEAKHRYISRDEFKKILSTPMYDNRLELARRAFIFSCLTGLAYVDIQLLHPHHIGMNAEGRRYIRINRKKTKVEAFIPLHPIAEQILSLYNTADDEQPVFPLPNRDALWFEIHELGVIIGKEDNLSYHQSRHSFGTFLISADIPIESISKMMGHSNIRTTQGYARITDDKISKDMDKLMERRKKQSTGEKTNKSN encoded by the coding sequence ATGCGAAGTACATTTTCACTGTTACCCTATATCAACCGCAGCAAGGTAAAGGCTGACGGTACGACCGCAGTTCTCTGCCGCATAACCATTGACGGGAAACAGACGGTCATAAGCACAAGTATCTATTGCCGTCCCGAAGATTGGAATGGCAAGAAGAACGAGATAAAGTCCACAAGGGAAAACAACCGCTTGCAGGAATATCTCCGAATCATTTCAGAAGCATACGAGGAAATACTGAAATCGCAAGGTGTAGTCAGTGCAGAGATGTTGAAGAGCCACATCACCCAAAACAACATTCATCCGACTACCCTCCTGCAAATGGGAGAATGGGAACGGGAGCGGTTAAAGAAACACTCCGAGGAAATAGATTCAACCTCCTCCTATCGAAGTTCAATGTATTACCAGAAGTACCTGACAGACTATATTGTGTCATCGGGTAAAAAGGACATCTGTTTTGAAGAAGTTACAGAGGACTTCGGCAAATCTTATAAGGCATATCTGAAAAGATGCAAGAACTTCGGGGCATCTCAGACCAACCATTGTCTGCGATGGTTGAACCGCCTGTTGTATCTGGCGGTCGATAAGGAGATAATCCGAGTGAATCCCTGCGAGGAGTTGGAATATGAAACCAAACCGGAGGCAAAGCACAGATACATCAGCCGCGATGAGTTCAAGAAGATACTTTCCACCCCGATGTATGACAACAGGCTGGAGTTGGCGAGACGGGCTTTCATATTCTCCTGCCTGACGGGATTGGCGTATGTGGATATACAATTGTTGCATCCCCACCACATCGGGATGAATGCGGAGGGCAGACGGTATATCCGTATCAACCGCAAGAAGACAAAGGTGGAAGCGTTCATACCCCTGCATCCCATAGCGGAACAGATATTGTCGCTGTACAACACGGCCGATGACGAACAGCCCGTATTTCCGCTTCCTAACCGTGACGCCTTGTGGTTTGAAATTCATGAGTTAGGTGTAATCATAGGCAAAGAGGATAACTTGTCCTACCACCAAAGCCGACATAGTTTCGGAACTTTCCTTATTTCAGCGGATATACCGATAGAGAGTATCTCCAAGATGATGGGGCACTCCAATATTCGGACGACACAGGGATATGCACGTATAACCGATGACAAAATCTCAAAGGATATGGACAAACTGATGGAACGCCGGAAGAAACAATCTACCGGCGAAAAGACAAACAAAAGTAACTAA
- a CDS encoding DUF3408 domain-containing protein, which produces MSKKFKNIENDEAFKNFKLEDYMPSMPKHEPEESSSVAEQEPVVEAGNLFPILDEPDTSAEQVTEPETSAGSDNEARETEADNVTVERTVARRISSKQRRLSLDEYRTTYLRVPKIADRKPVFVSGEVRDRLDEIVRRLGGRGMSVSGLIENLARQHMEAYGEDIEQWRKL; this is translated from the coding sequence ATGAGCAAGAAATTTAAAAACATTGAGAACGATGAAGCGTTCAAGAACTTCAAGTTGGAAGACTATATGCCTTCCATGCCCAAACACGAACCGGAAGAGAGTTCTTCCGTAGCAGAACAAGAACCTGTTGTGGAAGCAGGCAATCTCTTTCCTATATTGGATGAGCCGGACACATCCGCAGAACAGGTAACTGAGCCGGAAACAAGCGCAGGGTCAGACAATGAGGCAAGAGAAACAGAGGCGGATAACGTTACCGTGGAACGAACTGTCGCCAGACGTATCAGCAGCAAACAGCGCAGACTGTCATTGGACGAATACCGTACCACCTATCTGCGAGTGCCCAAGATTGCCGACCGCAAGCCCGTGTTTGTCAGTGGGGAGGTTCGTGACAGGTTGGACGAGATTGTGCGCCGCCTTGGTGGACGTGGCATGAGCGTATCAGGGCTTATTGAGAACCTCGCCCGTCAGCACATGGAAGCCTACGGGGAAGACATCGAGCAATGGCGTAAATTGTAG
- a CDS encoding tyrosine-type recombinase/integrase — protein sequence MASVKVKFRPSTVNGREGTLYYQVIHNRVVRQINTEYKLFVSEWDCHSETIVLHHLSTEQERNNYLLSIGSRITWDKDRLNKIIHALSQSGIFVTDDIVIHFHDNRQEQSFNAYISQQIARLKRLGKIRTSETYTAALRSFSSFMNDKEVLFDQLNADLFAEYEAYLKSRGNTPNTISFYMRILKAVYNRAVEDGLTEQRHLFKSVYTGVEKTMKRALSLNDIKRIKGLDLSLKPNLDFARDMFLLCFYTRGMSFIDMAYLRKKDLENGTLSYRRRKTGQQLFIKWEKCMQEILDKYPINETEYLLPIITKRNEDYRKQYANELHRVNHLLKKIGKNLNLLIPLTMYVGRHSWASVAKSRNVPISVISEGMGHDSESTTQIYLASLDTTVVDKANKKILDLL from the coding sequence ATGGCATCGGTAAAGGTCAAGTTTCGTCCCTCCACCGTGAACGGCAGGGAGGGTACACTCTACTATCAGGTCATCCACAACCGTGTGGTAAGACAGATAAATACCGAGTATAAACTTTTCGTTTCGGAATGGGACTGCCATTCCGAAACCATTGTCTTGCATCATCTATCTACTGAACAAGAGCGGAACAACTATTTGCTTTCAATCGGTTCACGCATCACGTGGGACAAGGACAGGCTGAACAAGATTATACATGCGTTATCCCAATCCGGCATATTTGTAACGGATGATATAGTCATACACTTTCATGACAACAGGCAGGAACAGTCGTTTAACGCTTACATCAGCCAGCAGATAGCGAGACTGAAACGCTTGGGAAAGATACGCACCTCGGAAACCTATACAGCCGCCCTCAGAAGTTTCAGTAGTTTTATGAATGACAAGGAGGTCTTGTTTGACCAGCTTAACGCAGATTTGTTTGCAGAGTACGAGGCTTATCTAAAAAGCAGGGGAAATACGCCCAATACCATATCCTTTTATATGCGTATTCTGAAAGCAGTCTATAACCGAGCGGTGGAGGACGGATTGACCGAGCAACGGCATCTGTTCAAGTCCGTTTATACGGGAGTGGAGAAAACCATGAAGCGAGCCTTGTCGCTCAATGACATTAAACGCATCAAAGGATTGGACTTGTCATTGAAACCCAACCTAGATTTTGCCCGTGATATGTTCCTGCTCTGTTTCTACACAAGGGGGATGTCGTTCATTGATATGGCTTATCTGAGAAAGAAAGACTTGGAGAATGGCACTCTTTCTTATCGCAGACGTAAAACGGGGCAACAGCTATTCATCAAATGGGAAAAGTGTATGCAAGAGATTCTTGACAAATATCCGATAAACGAAACAGAGTACCTGCTACCAATTATCACAAAACGGAATGAAGATTATCGGAAGCAATATGCCAACGAACTTCACCGGGTGAACCATTTGCTGAAGAAAATCGGGAAGAATCTGAATCTGCTGATACCCTTGACAATGTATGTCGGTCGGCATTCGTGGGCAAGTGTCGCCAAGAGCCGTAATGTGCCTATATCCGTCATCAGCGAGGGCATGGGGCATGATTCTGAGAGCACCACACAGATTTATCTTGCATCATTAGATACTACAGTGGTGGATAAAGCCAATAAGAAGATACTGGATTTGCTGTAA
- a CDS encoding helix-turn-helix domain-containing protein produces the protein MELRIKELCKAKGLLQKELAEKIGVTDIALRASLKGNPTIGTLEKVANALDVHITELFDQPKNNTAGITCPHCGKNINIKIEL, from the coding sequence ATGGAATTAAGAATCAAAGAATTATGCAAGGCAAAAGGTCTTTTGCAAAAAGAATTAGCCGAGAAGATCGGAGTAACAGATATAGCTCTCCGCGCTTCATTGAAAGGTAATCCAACTATTGGAACATTAGAAAAGGTAGCTAATGCGCTTGACGTGCATATTACGGAGCTATTCGACCAACCAAAGAACAATACAGCCGGAATCACGTGCCCGCACTGCGGAAAAAATATCAATATCAAAATAGAACTATAA
- a CDS encoding single-stranded DNA-binding protein — protein MKKIENNFVVTGFVGKDAEIRQFTNASVARFPLAVSRLENNGEESKRVSAFMNFEAWRKNENTGSFDQLTKGTMLTVEGYFKPEEWSDQSGVKHNRIVIVAVKFYPPVEKEETPEKPAKPAKKGKK, from the coding sequence ATGAAAAAGATTGAAAACAATTTCGTAGTAACCGGTTTCGTAGGAAAGGATGCAGAAATCCGTCAGTTCACCAACGCAAGTGTAGCACGTTTCCCTCTGGCAGTAAGCCGACTGGAGAATAATGGCGAGGAATCCAAACGCGTTTCCGCCTTTATGAATTTTGAGGCGTGGCGTAAAAACGAGAACACCGGGTCGTTCGACCAACTGACCAAGGGTACGATGCTGACCGTCGAGGGGTATTTCAAGCCCGAAGAATGGAGCGACCAAAGCGGTGTGAAACACAACCGTATCGTGATAGTCGCCGTCAAGTTCTATCCGCCCGTCGAGAAGGAGGAGACTCCTGAAAAGCCGGCCAAACCAGCGAAAAAAGGCAAGAAATAA
- a CDS encoding relaxase/mobilization nuclease domain-containing protein, with product MIAKIMKGSDFKGVVYYILNDEKGTQIIDSDGLFLENNDTIVQGFIGQAQMNPRVAKAVGHIALSFSKEDSPRLNNAVMAQIAREYMERMGIKNTQYIIGRHFDKEHPHMHIAFNRIDNNGKTISDRNDRFRSERICKELTKKYGLHFANGKEQVKTDRLREPDKTRYELYQILKTEVSRCKGWNTLLERLEQQGVGVQFKYKGQTNENQGIVFTMNGYRFNGSKVDRQFSYSKIDAALNRNNYGERQTQPQPQTYKEEIRPISNSGSSLIEGSLGLFSPCNMPEEQQPYDPYLKNKKKKKQHKINW from the coding sequence ATGATAGCAAAAATCATGAAAGGTTCGGACTTCAAGGGTGTGGTTTATTACATTCTGAACGATGAGAAAGGTACTCAAATCATAGATTCTGACGGCTTGTTTCTGGAAAATAACGACACGATAGTACAAGGATTTATCGGGCAAGCACAGATGAATCCGAGGGTCGCAAAGGCAGTCGGACATATCGCCTTGAGTTTCTCCAAGGAAGATTCACCACGTCTGAATAATGCGGTCATGGCACAGATAGCCCGTGAGTATATGGAACGGATGGGTATCAAGAACACACAGTACATCATCGGACGACACTTTGACAAAGAGCATCCGCATATGCATATCGCATTCAACCGCATCGACAATAACGGCAAGACCATATCCGACAGGAACGACCGCTTCCGCAGTGAGCGTATTTGCAAGGAACTTACCAAGAAGTACGGACTTCATTTTGCTAATGGCAAGGAGCAAGTGAAGACAGACCGATTGCGTGAGCCTGACAAGACGAGGTACGAGTTATACCAAATCTTGAAGACAGAGGTCAGCAGATGTAAAGGTTGGAATACCCTGCTTGAAAGATTGGAACAGCAAGGTGTAGGTGTGCAGTTCAAATATAAGGGACAGACGAATGAGAATCAAGGCATCGTCTTTACTATGAACGGCTATCGCTTCAATGGTTCCAAGGTGGACAGGCAATTCAGTTACTCCAAGATTGATGCGGCATTGAACCGCAACAATTACGGGGAACGGCAGACGCAACCGCAACCACAGACTTATAAGGAAGAAATAAGGCCAATTTCTAATAGTGGCAGCAGTCTTATTGAGGGTTCATTAGGATTGTTCTCTCCATGCAATATGCCGGAGGAGCAACAACCTTACGACCCGTATCTGAAAAACAAGAAAAAGAAGAAACAACATAAAATCAACTGGTAA
- a CDS encoding recombinase family protein: protein MAKVGYIFEANSYDAFDADKEWMRQYGCVQVVEESVGHETLRPRWKQLMSNLERGDELVVSKFSNAVRGLRELSALIELCRIKVVRIISIHDKIDTDNKLFPDTTPAEVLAMFGALPEEVAVLRKSSDKIIRLQQSISIPITKKSMSKTERDKKIVDMYNNGYSIRDIWKESGVRSKSTVYSILNKYKVQLNRTPGRVPGIRK, encoded by the coding sequence ATGGCAAAAGTCGGTTATATATTCGAGGCGAATTCCTACGATGCGTTTGATGCGGATAAGGAATGGATGCGCCAGTACGGGTGTGTACAAGTGGTTGAAGAATCGGTCGGACACGAGACGCTCAGACCGAGATGGAAACAACTGATGTCGAATCTTGAAAGAGGCGACGAATTGGTGGTGTCAAAATTCAGCAATGCCGTGCGTGGTTTACGGGAACTATCGGCATTGATCGAGCTATGCCGCATCAAGGTCGTGCGTATTATCTCCATTCACGATAAAATTGACACCGACAACAAATTGTTTCCGGACACGACACCGGCGGAAGTATTGGCCATGTTCGGGGCATTACCGGAGGAAGTGGCTGTTTTGCGGAAGTCGTCAGATAAGATTATACGCCTGCAGCAGAGTATCAGTATTCCGATTACCAAAAAAAGTATGAGTAAAACTGAACGGGACAAAAAAATCGTGGATATGTATAACAATGGGTATTCAATCCGTGATATTTGGAAAGAGAGCGGTGTCCGGAGTAAAAGCACCGTGTACAGCATTCTCAATAAATACAAGGTTCAGCTTAACCGAACACCGGGACGCGTGCCGGGCATCCGGAAATAG
- a CDS encoding helix-turn-helix domain-containing protein → MNELINKDNEWIIHFMGSLDRLLDNYERLTANYRPTLGGERFFTDKEVSARLKVSRRTLQDYRNEGRIAYIQLGGKILYRESDIERMLNDGYRSAYRQTAI, encoded by the coding sequence ATGAACGAATTGATTAACAAAGACAACGAGTGGATAATCCACTTCATGGGCAGCCTTGACCGTCTGCTGGACAACTACGAGCGCCTGACCGCCAACTACCGCCCGACATTGGGCGGAGAACGTTTCTTCACAGACAAAGAGGTATCGGCACGGTTGAAAGTGAGCCGAAGAACACTTCAAGATTACCGCAATGAAGGACGGATAGCCTATATCCAATTGGGCGGTAAAATCCTTTACCGTGAATCGGACATCGAAAGGATGCTGAATGATGGCTACCGTTCCGCTTACCGACAAACGGCGATCTGA
- a CDS encoding site-specific integrase: protein MKVEKFKVLLYLKKSGLGKSGKAPIMGRITVNRTMAQFGCKLSCTPELWNPRESRLNGKSREAVETNAKIDKLLLAVNIAFDNLVERKIDFDATDVKDLFQGSMETQMTLMKMTDVVCDDIKARIGIDRAKSTYPGYHYMRLALGEFIKHQYKVKDLAFGQLTEQFIHDYQTFVTEDKGQAIDTARHYLAILKKICRLAYKEGHADKIHFQHFTLPKKTETTPRALSRESFEKIRDVEIPAYRKSHMLARDMFLFGCYTGVSYADVVSITHANLQTDGDGALWLKYRRKKNELRASVKLLPEAIALINKYSSEDRETLFPLLRWPNLRRHMKALAALAGIKDDLCYHQARHSFASLITLEAGVPIETISRMLGHSDISTTQVYARVSPKKLFEDMDRFIKATEDFKLTL, encoded by the coding sequence ATGAAAGTAGAAAAATTCAAGGTGCTGCTTTACCTCAAAAAGAGCGGACTGGGAAAGTCGGGCAAAGCCCCGATAATGGGAAGAATTACAGTGAACCGCACGATGGCGCAGTTCGGATGCAAGCTGTCCTGCACACCCGAATTGTGGAATCCCCGTGAAAGCCGTCTGAACGGAAAAAGCCGCGAGGCGGTGGAGACTAATGCCAAGATTGACAAGTTGCTACTGGCGGTAAACATAGCATTCGACAATCTTGTGGAACGCAAAATTGATTTCGATGCCACCGATGTGAAAGACCTTTTTCAAGGCAGCATGGAAACGCAGATGACCCTTATGAAAATGACCGATGTTGTCTGTGATGACATCAAGGCACGTATCGGTATTGACCGTGCCAAAAGTACTTATCCCGGCTATCACTATATGCGGCTGGCTCTCGGAGAGTTCATCAAGCATCAGTACAAGGTCAAGGATTTGGCTTTCGGGCAACTGACGGAACAGTTCATCCACGACTATCAGACATTTGTCACGGAAGATAAAGGACAGGCAATCGATACTGCCAGACATTATCTTGCCATACTTAAGAAGATTTGCCGTCTAGCTTATAAAGAGGGACATGCCGATAAAATCCACTTCCAACATTTCACCCTGCCGAAGAAAACGGAAACGACTCCACGGGCATTGAGCCGTGAATCGTTCGAGAAAATCCGTGACGTGGAAATACCTGCATACCGCAAATCCCATATGCTGGCAAGGGATATGTTTCTCTTCGGATGTTACACAGGTGTATCTTATGCGGATGTCGTTTCGATTACCCATGCTAATTTGCAGACAGACGGGGACGGGGCATTATGGTTGAAATACCGCAGAAAGAAAAACGAACTTCGTGCCAGTGTAAAACTATTGCCCGAAGCAATTGCGCTTATCAATAAGTATAGCAGTGAGGACAGAGAAACCTTGTTTCCTTTACTTCGCTGGCCCAATCTTAGAAGGCACATGAAAGCGTTGGCGGCACTGGCAGGCATCAAGGATGACCTGTGCTACCATCAGGCGAGGCATAGTTTCGCCTCGCTGATTACGCTCGAAGCTGGTGTGCCGATTGAGACCATCAGTAGGATGTTGGGGCATTCCGATATTTCCACCACTCAGGTGTACGCCCGTGTCAGTCCGAAAAAACTCTTTGAGGACATGGACAGGTTCATCAAAGCTACCGAGGATTTCAAACTTACCCTTTAA
- a CDS encoding HU family DNA-binding protein, translated as MTKAEIVAQISRQSGIEKTVVMTVVESFMENVKESMVAGNEVFLRGFGSFVIKRRAEKTARNISKNTTIKIPAHNIPAFKPAKAFLNAVKENK; from the coding sequence ATGACAAAAGCGGAAATTGTCGCTCAGATCTCACGGCAGAGCGGAATTGAGAAAACGGTTGTGATGACTGTGGTGGAATCATTCATGGAAAATGTAAAAGAGTCGATGGTTGCGGGAAACGAGGTGTTCTTGCGCGGCTTCGGCAGCTTTGTTATAAAACGGAGAGCTGAAAAGACGGCCCGGAACATTTCGAAGAATACGACAATTAAAATTCCCGCTCACAACATCCCTGCATTCAAACCTGCCAAAGCATTTCTGAATGCGGTAAAAGAGAACAAGTAG
- a CDS encoding plasmid mobilization protein — translation MDNEKRKNNVKGNRRERANKGGRPVKGATEKLKYRVTVKMATEDYYLLKSKAKSAGVSASEFIRDCIKEGGVKERLSKEHGDLIRKLCGMANNLNQLARKANAEGYASVFVTCRALMIEIDNLVNRIRL, via the coding sequence ATGGACAACGAAAAAAGGAAGAATAATGTAAAAGGCAACAGACGGGAGCGAGCCAACAAGGGAGGCCGTCCCGTCAAAGGAGCCACCGAGAAACTGAAATACCGTGTTACGGTGAAAATGGCAACAGAGGACTACTACCTATTGAAATCCAAAGCAAAGTCAGCAGGTGTTTCTGCCAGTGAATTCATTCGTGATTGTATCAAAGAGGGCGGTGTAAAGGAACGGCTCTCGAAAGAGCATGGCGACCTTATCCGCAAGCTATGTGGCATGGCTAACAACCTGAACCAACTGGCACGAAAGGCGAATGCCGAGGGGTATGCTTCCGTATTTGTTACTTGCCGCGCACTGATGATAGAGATAGACAATCTTGTAAACCGGATACGCCTATGA
- a CDS encoding phage antirepressor, with product MNEITIFKNERFGEVRTATSESGEPLFAAVDVARALGYANTRDAISKHCKRVTKRDGVSRTTNQHGVVTNQVVEMSFINEGDVIRLIMRSKLPQAEAFQDWVCEEILPSIRKHGAYMTPETVVQMFQNPDALIQLLTTLKSEQEQNALLRAQREANAKAIEAMQPKAEYFDTVLSSSSLITTNTIAAKLGISAQRLNKFLCESGIQYKQSGLYFLYSDLRGKGLEGYQTFARTDSKTGEIKTIEHMYWTEKGAYFIINLYQETTSKLLN from the coding sequence ATGAACGAGATCACTATTTTCAAAAATGAGAGATTCGGAGAAGTAAGAACCGCAACAAGTGAAAGCGGAGAACCTTTATTTGCGGCTGTAGATGTGGCGCGAGCATTGGGATACGCGAATACTAGAGATGCGATTAGTAAGCATTGCAAGCGAGTGACAAAGCGCGACGGGGTCTCTCGCACAACCAATCAACACGGCGTAGTAACGAATCAGGTAGTAGAAATGTCATTTATCAATGAGGGCGACGTTATTAGATTAATAATGCGATCCAAATTACCGCAAGCGGAAGCCTTTCAAGATTGGGTATGTGAAGAGATATTGCCAAGTATTCGCAAACATGGCGCGTATATGACGCCCGAAACTGTTGTGCAGATGTTCCAGAACCCGGACGCCCTGATACAGTTGCTCACCACCCTAAAGAGCGAGCAGGAACAAAACGCCTTGCTCCGTGCACAAAGAGAGGCTAACGCAAAAGCTATTGAAGCGATGCAGCCAAAAGCGGAGTATTTCGATACTGTGTTATCTTCGTCGTCTCTGATTACTACCAACACGATAGCCGCAAAGTTGGGAATAAGTGCCCAAAGGTTAAATAAATTCCTATGTGAATCAGGAATACAGTATAAACAAAGCGGTTTGTATTTTCTCTACTCCGATCTTCGCGGAAAGGGATTGGAAGGTTATCAAACATTTGCCCGCACCGATTCAAAAACAGGTGAAATTAAAACGATAGAGCACATGTATTGGACGGAAAAAGGCGCATATTTTATTATTAATTTATATCAGGAAACGACATCTAAACTACTGAATTAA
- a CDS encoding helix-turn-helix domain-containing protein — translation METDIKVQLDRIEKLTLLSAKNVLCLDDVMLLTGLSKSHLYKLTCSHQIPFYKPNKIIYFDRSEIENWMKQNRVATTDEIETEAVNYIITGKIQKGGQRGKSTH, via the coding sequence ATGGAAACAGATATTAAAGTTCAATTAGACAGAATCGAGAAACTAACATTGTTATCAGCGAAGAATGTATTATGCCTAGATGACGTTATGTTACTGACAGGTTTAAGCAAATCACACCTGTATAAACTCACATGTTCGCACCAAATCCCATTTTACAAACCTAATAAGATAATCTATTTCGACCGTTCCGAGATTGAAAACTGGATGAAACAAAATCGGGTAGCAACGACCGACGAAATCGAAACGGAAGCCGTTAATTATATAATAACAGGCAAAATACAGAAAGGGGGGCAACGTGGTAAATCGACACATTAA
- a CDS encoding helix-turn-helix domain-containing protein, with amino-acid sequence MEIVSIERQTFEAMVAKFDRFVHRMEAICQRHGEKRISEWMDNQDVCRMLNISPRTLQTLRDNGTLAYSQINHKTYYRPEDVQRIVSVVEDRRKEARFKGRTI; translated from the coding sequence ATGGAAATCGTATCTATCGAAAGACAAACCTTTGAGGCGATGGTCGCCAAGTTCGACCGCTTCGTTCACCGTATGGAAGCAATCTGCCAGCGGCACGGCGAAAAGAGAATAAGTGAGTGGATGGACAATCAGGACGTGTGCCGGATGCTGAACATCAGTCCCCGCACGTTGCAGACTCTGCGGGACAACGGTACGCTTGCCTACTCACAAATAAACCATAAGACGTATTACCGTCCCGAAGATGTGCAGCGTATCGTTTCCGTTGTGGAGGATAGACGAAAAGAAGCGAGATTCAAAGGACGGACGATATAA